The Aeromicrobium sp. Leaf245 genome includes a region encoding these proteins:
- a CDS encoding cell wall metabolism sensor histidine kinase WalK: protein MTASSPDASRPATTSVRPSGAGAASGDTSPAEETSRTTGVVDAARRRIHPYTARASLALRVALLTTGAVAAVLAVASATVYITVRAELEGSLDASLVKRADAAVSAGYSPSSMSAADVDLLSVFGIRFISVEGGKIFTAQTRSNVPYDQREIAVSLGEETTSQRTARIGGVPYRIVAVQAGPGQALVLAQSMESTQRSLDRLQLILLLTSAVGILVAGVAGWVVATNGLRPVRRLTAATERVARTAELKPIEVTGSEHDELARLTSSFNQMLMALDASQQRQRQLVADAGHELRTPLTSLRTNIELLGQATERQDRTLSLEQRREIMDDVRAQLGELTTLVGDLVELARDEPLHRAPEPLDLVDVVEQALERVRPRSTGLTFDVRLEQWDVIGEAHVLERAVTNLLDNAVKWSPDGGRVTVALHEGVLTVRDEGPGIAAEDLPHVFDRFFRSTEARTMPGSGLGLSIVQQAAVRHGGAVHAESPESGGTVVTFSLPSAAERGDDTPL from the coding sequence ATGACGGCCTCGTCCCCCGACGCCTCCCGTCCCGCCACGACGAGCGTCCGTCCCTCGGGGGCCGGCGCGGCGAGCGGTGACACCTCGCCCGCCGAGGAGACCTCGCGGACGACCGGCGTGGTCGACGCGGCCAGGCGGCGGATCCACCCGTACACCGCGCGGGCCTCGCTGGCCCTGCGCGTCGCTCTTCTCACCACGGGCGCGGTCGCCGCGGTGCTGGCCGTCGCGAGCGCCACGGTCTACATCACGGTGCGGGCCGAGCTGGAGGGCTCGCTCGACGCCTCGCTGGTGAAGCGGGCCGACGCGGCCGTGTCGGCCGGCTACTCCCCGTCGTCGATGTCGGCGGCCGACGTCGACCTGCTCTCGGTGTTCGGGATCCGGTTCATCTCCGTCGAGGGCGGCAAGATCTTCACGGCGCAGACCCGCTCGAACGTGCCCTACGACCAGCGCGAGATCGCCGTGTCGCTGGGCGAGGAGACGACGTCGCAGCGCACGGCCCGCATCGGTGGCGTGCCGTACCGCATCGTGGCCGTCCAGGCCGGACCCGGGCAGGCCCTGGTGCTGGCGCAGTCGATGGAGTCCACCCAGCGCTCGCTCGACCGGCTGCAGCTGATCCTGCTGCTCACGAGCGCCGTCGGCATCCTCGTGGCCGGCGTGGCGGGCTGGGTGGTGGCCACCAACGGGCTGCGGCCGGTCCGCCGGCTCACCGCCGCCACCGAGCGCGTGGCCCGCACCGCGGAGCTGAAGCCGATCGAGGTCACCGGGTCCGAGCACGACGAGCTGGCCCGGCTCACGTCGTCGTTCAACCAGATGCTCATGGCGCTCGACGCCTCGCAGCAGCGCCAGCGCCAGCTCGTCGCCGACGCGGGCCACGAGCTGCGCACCCCGCTGACCAGCCTGCGCACCAACATCGAGCTGCTGGGCCAGGCCACCGAGCGGCAGGACCGCACCCTGAGCCTGGAGCAGCGTCGCGAGATCATGGACGACGTGCGGGCCCAGCTGGGCGAGCTGACCACCTTGGTCGGCGACCTGGTCGAGCTGGCGCGCGACGAGCCCCTGCACCGCGCCCCCGAGCCGCTCGACCTGGTCGACGTGGTGGAGCAGGCGCTGGAGCGGGTGCGACCCCGCTCGACCGGGCTGACCTTCGACGTCCGCCTGGAGCAGTGGGACGTGATCGGCGAGGCCCACGTGCTCGAGCGCGCCGTGACCAACCTCCTCGACAACGCGGTCAAGTGGAGCCCGGACGGCGGCAGGGTCACCGTGGCCCTGCACGAGGGCGTGCTGACCGTCCGCGACGAGGGTCCGGGCATCGCCGCGGAGGACCTGCCGCACGTGTTCGACCGGTTCTTCCGCTCCACCGAGGCGCGCACCATGCCGGGGTCGGGGCTGGGTCTGTCGATCGTGCAGCAGGCGGCGGTGCGCCACGGCGGTGCCGTGCACGCTGAGTCGCCCGAGAGTGGCGGCACGGTCGTCACGTTCTCGCTGCCGTCGGCGGCCGAGCGCGGCGACGACACGCCGCTCTGA
- a CDS encoding response regulator transcription factor: protein MRILVVDDDRAVRDSLRRSLEFNGYTVELASDGAEALAVVPRTDPDIIVMDVMMPRLDGLEATRALRSAGNDVPILVLTARDAVSDRVDGLDAGADDYLTKPFALDELLARVRALLRRSARQAELEADEQPLEFADLTLDPVTRDVTRGERAISLTRTEFALLELFMQRPKRVLERSYILEEVWGFDFPTTANSLEVYVGYVRRKLEAEGEARLLHTVRGVGYVLRETPP, encoded by the coding sequence ATGCGCATCCTGGTGGTCGACGACGACCGCGCCGTCCGTGACTCGCTGCGACGCTCGCTGGAGTTCAACGGCTACACCGTCGAGCTCGCCTCCGACGGCGCCGAGGCGCTCGCCGTGGTCCCCCGCACCGACCCCGACATCATCGTCATGGACGTCATGATGCCGCGGCTCGACGGGCTCGAGGCCACCCGTGCGCTGCGCAGCGCGGGCAACGACGTGCCGATCCTCGTGCTCACCGCGCGTGACGCCGTGAGCGACCGCGTCGACGGTCTCGACGCCGGCGCCGACGACTACCTGACCAAGCCGTTCGCCCTCGACGAGCTGCTGGCCCGCGTGCGCGCCCTGCTGCGTCGCTCGGCCCGCCAGGCCGAGCTCGAGGCCGACGAGCAGCCGCTGGAGTTCGCCGACCTGACCCTCGACCCGGTCACCCGCGACGTGACCCGCGGCGAGCGCGCCATCTCCCTGACCCGCACCGAGTTCGCCCTGCTCGAGCTGTTCATGCAGCGCCCGAAGCGCGTGCTGGAGCGGTCGTACATCCTCGAGGAGGTGTGGGGCTTCGACTTCCCCACCACCGCCAACTCGCTCGAGGTCTACGTCGGCTACGTGCGCCGCAAGCTCGAGGCCGAGGGCGAGGCGCGGCTCCTGCACACCGTGCGCGGCGTGGGCTACGTGCTGCGCGAGACGCCGCCCTGA
- a CDS encoding fructosamine kinase family protein, which produces MARMTGTAARAEALIGHGVVATTPVAGGDICTTTRLRLSDGRTAVIKTRPQAPAGFFAREAAGLRWLAEVSDGVKVPELLGADDECVVLAWVEPGKPTVEAAERFGRALARTHAAGAPTFGADVDGFIGLAPLPNRPLETWPEFYASRRVMPYVRAAVQRKALTKEQAGTIERTMGRIREIAGPAEPPARIHGDLWSGNVVWGTDGQAWVIDPAAHGGHRETDLAMLSLFGLPHLQRVLESYEEQAPLADGWQARVPLHQLHPLLVHAVLFGGTYGARATAAAQAALHPPTD; this is translated from the coding sequence ATGGCACGGATGACGGGGACGGCAGCGCGCGCGGAGGCGCTCATCGGGCACGGGGTGGTCGCCACGACCCCCGTGGCGGGTGGCGACATCTGCACGACCACCCGGCTCCGGCTGAGCGACGGCCGCACCGCGGTCATCAAGACCCGCCCGCAGGCCCCCGCCGGGTTCTTCGCCCGGGAGGCCGCCGGGCTGCGCTGGCTGGCCGAGGTGTCCGACGGGGTGAAGGTGCCCGAGCTCCTGGGTGCCGACGACGAGTGCGTGGTGCTGGCCTGGGTCGAGCCCGGCAAGCCGACCGTCGAGGCGGCCGAGCGGTTCGGCCGCGCCCTGGCCCGCACCCACGCCGCCGGGGCGCCCACGTTCGGTGCCGACGTCGACGGCTTCATCGGGCTCGCCCCGCTGCCCAACCGTCCGCTCGAGACGTGGCCGGAGTTCTACGCGTCGCGCCGGGTCATGCCCTACGTACGTGCCGCGGTGCAGCGCAAGGCGCTCACGAAGGAGCAGGCCGGCACCATCGAGCGCACGATGGGCCGCATCCGTGAGATCGCCGGGCCGGCCGAGCCCCCCGCCCGCATCCACGGCGACCTGTGGTCGGGCAACGTCGTGTGGGGCACCGACGGACAGGCCTGGGTCATCGACCCGGCCGCGCACGGCGGGCACCGCGAGACCGACCTGGCCATGCTGTCGCTGTTCGGGCTGCCTCACCTTCAGCGGGTGCTCGAGTCCTACGAGGAGCAGGCCCCGCTCGCCGACGGGTGGCAGGCCCGCGTCCCGCTGCACCAGCTGCACCCGCTGCTCGTGCACGCCGTGCTGTTCGGCGGCACCTACGGCGCCCGCGCCACCGCCGCCGCGCAGGCCGCGCTCCACCCGCCCACCGACTGA
- a CDS encoding low molecular weight protein-tyrosine-phosphatase: MSERPLRVEVTCLGNICRSPMAHVVLEQRLADAGLADDVVVTSSGTGGWHEGEPMDERAATALSAAGYDPTRHRARTFTTDTYAEADLMLAMDARNHADMTELAPTVADAERVRMFRSFDPEAAPGDDEVEDPWYGGAEGFQQVLAMVERTSDAVVAAVPRLRADLTG, from the coding sequence ATGAGCGAGCGACCCCTGCGCGTCGAGGTCACCTGCCTGGGCAACATCTGCCGCTCCCCCATGGCGCACGTGGTGCTCGAGCAGCGGCTCGCCGACGCCGGCCTGGCCGACGACGTCGTGGTCACGTCGTCCGGCACCGGCGGGTGGCACGAGGGCGAGCCGATGGACGAGCGCGCCGCCACCGCACTGAGCGCCGCCGGGTACGACCCGACCCGTCACCGCGCCCGCACGTTCACCACCGACACGTACGCCGAGGCCGACCTCATGCTCGCGATGGACGCCCGCAACCACGCCGACATGACCGAGCTCGCCCCCACCGTGGCCGACGCCGAGCGCGTGCGGATGTTCCGCTCGTTCGACCCGGAGGCCGCGCCGGGCGACGACGAGGTCGAGGACCCCTGGTACGGCGGGGCCGAGGGCTTCCAGCAGGTGCTCGCCATGGTCGAGCGGACCAGCGACGCCGTCGTGGCCGCCGTACCGCGGCTCCGTGCCGACCTCACCGGGTAA
- a CDS encoding phage holin family protein translates to MLSRLLTSWVLGAAALATAAWLLGTHMSIGTASDTTSDRLVTLAVVAAIFAVVNTFVAPIIKVLSLPFIILTLGLALVVINAGLLLLTSRIADSLDAPFFIDGFWWAVLASIVISIVNAVLGAFAGD, encoded by the coding sequence ATGCTCTCTCGACTTCTCACCTCCTGGGTGCTCGGCGCGGCGGCGCTGGCCACGGCCGCGTGGCTGCTCGGCACGCACATGAGCATCGGCACGGCGAGCGACACGACGTCGGACCGGCTCGTCACCCTCGCGGTCGTCGCGGCCATCTTCGCCGTGGTGAACACGTTCGTCGCGCCGATCATCAAGGTGCTGTCGCTGCCGTTCATCATCCTCACGCTGGGGCTGGCGCTGGTCGTCATCAACGCCGGCCTGCTGCTGCTGACGTCGCGCATCGCCGACTCCCTCGACGCCCCGTTCTTCATCGACGGCTTCTGGTGGGCGGTGCTGGCGTCGATCGTGATCTCGATCGTCAACGCCGTCCTCGGCGCCTTCGCGGGTGACTGA
- a CDS encoding DMT family transporter: MTSAHLPQPVRSPVVGYALVLTAAVLFGLNAGASRIPLRSGTDEATFTTVRITGALLVLVVVALVVDRSALRLPAVRRLPLLIGLGVVGIAGLQGFYNVAINRLPLGIALLLEYTGPVLVVLWVRFARREPVHARMWPALALTLVGLAVVSQVWSGLVFDGLGVVMALLAAGCFAAYFLLGEDGGVSAEPLHHILWAFAMAAVLLNVVAPVWEADALGADASMLGRLSDLTVPAWLAMGWVVVLGTVTPFFLLLLALRALPATVVSVVAMLEPVVASVVGWGWYAESLTAVQLGGVVLVLVGIVLAQTARRDHPDELPPLT, translated from the coding sequence GTGACCAGCGCCCACCTCCCGCAGCCCGTGCGGTCGCCCGTCGTCGGCTACGCGCTGGTCCTCACCGCGGCCGTCCTGTTCGGGCTCAACGCCGGCGCCTCCCGCATCCCCCTGCGCTCGGGCACCGACGAGGCCACGTTCACGACGGTGCGCATCACCGGGGCGCTGCTCGTGCTCGTCGTCGTCGCCCTCGTCGTCGACCGGTCCGCCCTCCGCCTGCCCGCCGTGCGCCGCCTGCCGCTGCTGATCGGCCTCGGTGTCGTCGGCATCGCCGGGCTGCAGGGGTTCTACAACGTCGCGATCAACCGGCTGCCGCTCGGCATCGCCCTGCTGCTGGAGTACACCGGCCCGGTGCTCGTGGTGCTGTGGGTGCGCTTCGCCCGACGCGAACCCGTGCACGCCCGGATGTGGCCGGCTCTGGCGCTCACCCTGGTCGGGCTGGCGGTCGTGAGCCAGGTCTGGTCGGGCCTGGTGTTCGACGGGCTGGGCGTGGTCATGGCGCTGCTGGCGGCGGGCTGCTTCGCCGCCTACTTCCTGCTCGGGGAGGACGGTGGTGTCTCGGCCGAGCCGCTGCACCACATCCTGTGGGCGTTCGCGATGGCCGCGGTCCTCTTGAACGTCGTCGCACCCGTCTGGGAGGCCGACGCACTGGGCGCGGACGCGTCGATGCTCGGCCGACTCTCCGACCTCACGGTCCCGGCGTGGCTGGCGATGGGCTGGGTCGTGGTGCTCGGCACCGTCACGCCGTTCTTCCTGCTGCTGCTCGCGCTGCGCGCCCTGCCGGCCACCGTCGTGAGCGTGGTGGCCATGCTCGAGCCCGTCGTCGCGAGCGTCGTCGGCTGGGGCTGGTACGCCGAGTCGCTCACCGCCGTGCAGCTGGGCGGCGTCGTGCTGGTGCTGGTCGGCATCGTGCTGGCGCAGACTGCCCGGCGCGACCACCCGGACGAGCTGCCACCTCTGACCTAG
- the hisC gene encoding histidinol-phosphate transaminase: protein MTVPLPRSVVDAIPGYKAGRAAELDELKLSSNENPFPPLPGVVERAAAELARVNRYPDAGVTLLHDALAAHLDRPTEAFAAGTGSVAVLFSLLDAYCGPGDEVVTAWRSFEAYPIAVTVTGATHVRVPLRADATHDLDAMAAAVTERTKVVVVCTPNNPTGPVVGHVELERFVESLPPSVLVVVDEAYVEFVRDPAAARGLELQARFDNVVVLRTFSKAYGLAGLRVGYLVGHADVASATRKATPPFSVTDVAQAAAVASLEARDELAERVESVVAGRATLLEGLRGQGWTVPDSEANFVWLPTDDGPALAEALWPVSVRPFPGPVPDGGGVRISVGTDAANERLLDAAARHLTGR, encoded by the coding sequence ATGACCGTCCCGCTGCCGCGCTCCGTCGTCGACGCCATCCCCGGCTACAAGGCCGGCCGCGCCGCCGAGCTCGACGAGCTGAAGCTCTCGAGCAACGAGAACCCCTTCCCGCCGCTGCCGGGCGTCGTCGAGCGCGCCGCGGCCGAGCTGGCTCGCGTCAACCGCTACCCCGACGCCGGCGTCACGCTCCTGCACGACGCGCTGGCCGCCCACCTGGACCGACCGACCGAGGCGTTCGCCGCGGGCACCGGCTCGGTGGCCGTGCTGTTCTCGCTCCTCGACGCCTACTGCGGTCCGGGTGACGAGGTGGTGACGGCGTGGCGCTCGTTCGAGGCGTACCCGATCGCCGTCACGGTCACGGGGGCCACGCACGTGCGCGTGCCGCTGCGCGCGGACGCCACGCACGACCTCGACGCCATGGCCGCAGCGGTCACCGAGCGGACGAAGGTCGTCGTCGTCTGCACGCCGAACAACCCGACCGGCCCGGTCGTCGGCCATGTCGAGCTGGAGCGCTTCGTCGAGTCCCTGCCGCCGTCGGTGCTGGTGGTCGTGGACGAGGCGTACGTGGAGTTCGTGCGCGACCCGGCCGCCGCACGTGGTCTGGAGCTGCAGGCGCGGTTCGACAACGTGGTGGTCCTGCGCACCTTCTCGAAGGCGTACGGGCTCGCCGGCCTGCGTGTCGGCTACCTCGTGGGCCATGCCGACGTGGCCTCGGCGACGCGCAAGGCGACGCCCCCGTTCAGCGTCACGGACGTCGCCCAGGCGGCCGCGGTCGCGTCGCTCGAGGCGCGCGACGAGCTGGCCGAGCGCGTCGAGTCGGTCGTCGCCGGGCGTGCGACGCTGCTCGAGGGCCTGCGCGGCCAGGGCTGGACCGTCCCCGACAGCGAGGCGAACTTCGTGTGGCTGCCCACCGACGACGGCCCCGCCCTCGCCGAGGCACTGTGGCCCGTCTCGGTCCGTCCCTTCCCCGGCCCGGTGCCCGACGGCGGCGGCGTGCGGATCAGCGTCGGCACCGACGCGGCCAACGAGCGCCTGCTCGACGCCGCGGCGCGGCACCTGACGGGGCGGTAG
- a CDS encoding NAD(P)/FAD-dependent oxidoreductase gives MDHPVILLASNDHASLLDDEFCRYHRDYDVRVARTCADATALLERLCADGRQVALVVQDAALPDADVWTSFATWRRVVPTARRLVTVPWDRFLDEGDRLRPGLAHGKFDGYLLMPRGLRDEEFHGAVGELLSDWGSTVAAPEVETMRIVSGPSNPLTAAVRDFAQRMGIPTGVHHPDSDVGRAVLAELVENGGEPGEPVVASVYRPPFVPTSVREVAQVMYGGPGETVVDDVVDVAVVGAGPAGLAAAVYAASEGLSTVVLESEAIGGQAGTSSMIRNYLGFPRGVSGMRLAQRARSQAIRFGARFLTGWEVDALRPCVPSAPHAEREHVITTVGGGQVRARSVVIATGVAYRHLDVESVEELVGRGVHYGSAMTAAQEVEGQPVVVVGGGNSAGQAAIHLARFASSVTIVVRRDLAETMSQYLVDELRWNERVSVRVGVEVVDGGGAGQLEWLDLRTNATGEVERVVAAGLFLLLGARPTCSWLPAEVTRDPNGFVLTGRDVPKEAWLGPGGVPGPWSAEAIVPPETLATTAPGVFAVGDIRAGSMKRVAAASGEGSSVVPLIHRWLAP, from the coding sequence GTGGACCACCCCGTGATCCTCCTCGCGAGCAACGACCACGCGTCGCTGCTCGACGACGAGTTCTGCCGCTACCACCGCGACTACGACGTGCGGGTCGCTCGCACGTGCGCCGACGCCACCGCCCTGCTCGAGCGGCTGTGCGCCGACGGCCGCCAGGTCGCGCTCGTGGTGCAGGACGCCGCCCTCCCCGACGCCGACGTGTGGACGTCGTTCGCCACCTGGCGTCGGGTGGTGCCCACCGCGCGTCGGCTCGTGACCGTTCCCTGGGACCGCTTCCTCGACGAGGGCGACCGACTCCGCCCCGGCCTCGCGCACGGCAAGTTCGACGGCTACCTGCTCATGCCACGGGGCCTGCGCGACGAGGAGTTCCACGGCGCCGTCGGGGAGCTGCTGTCGGACTGGGGGTCCACCGTGGCCGCACCGGAGGTCGAGACGATGCGGATCGTCTCGGGCCCGTCCAACCCGCTCACGGCCGCCGTGCGCGACTTCGCCCAACGCATGGGCATCCCCACGGGAGTGCACCACCCCGACAGCGACGTCGGCCGCGCGGTGCTGGCCGAGCTCGTCGAGAACGGCGGCGAGCCCGGGGAGCCGGTGGTCGCCAGCGTGTACCGACCGCCCTTCGTGCCGACGTCGGTGCGCGAGGTGGCCCAGGTCATGTACGGCGGACCCGGCGAGACGGTGGTCGACGACGTCGTCGACGTCGCGGTGGTCGGCGCCGGACCGGCAGGACTGGCCGCCGCCGTGTACGCGGCGAGCGAGGGGCTCAGCACCGTCGTGCTCGAGAGCGAGGCCATCGGCGGGCAGGCCGGCACCAGCTCGATGATCCGCAACTACCTCGGCTTCCCGCGCGGCGTCTCCGGCATGCGACTGGCGCAGCGCGCGCGGTCGCAGGCGATCCGGTTCGGGGCACGGTTCCTCACCGGGTGGGAGGTCGACGCGCTCCGGCCGTGCGTCCCGTCGGCCCCGCACGCCGAGCGTGAGCACGTCATCACCACGGTGGGCGGCGGGCAGGTGCGCGCGCGGTCGGTCGTGATCGCGACGGGCGTGGCCTACCGCCACCTCGACGTCGAGTCCGTGGAGGAGCTCGTGGGTCGCGGCGTGCACTACGGGTCGGCGATGACCGCGGCGCAGGAGGTCGAGGGCCAGCCGGTGGTCGTGGTCGGTGGCGGCAACTCCGCCGGGCAGGCGGCCATCCACCTGGCCCGCTTCGCGTCGTCGGTGACGATCGTCGTGCGCCGCGACCTCGCCGAGACGATGTCGCAGTACCTCGTCGACGAGCTCCGCTGGAACGAGCGCGTCTCGGTCCGGGTCGGCGTGGAGGTCGTCGACGGCGGCGGCGCGGGGCAGCTGGAGTGGCTCGACCTGCGCACCAACGCCACGGGTGAGGTCGAGCGGGTCGTCGCGGCCGGGCTGTTCCTGCTGCTCGGCGCGCGCCCGACGTGCAGCTGGCTGCCCGCCGAGGTCACGCGCGACCCCAACGGCTTCGTGCTCACCGGTCGCGACGTGCCGAAGGAGGCCTGGCTCGGCCCCGGCGGCGTGCCCGGCCCCTGGTCGGCCGAGGCGATCGTCCCGCCCGAGACCCTCGCCACCACCGCCCCCGGCGTCTTCGCCGTCGGCGACATCCGCGCCGGGTCGATGAAGCGCGTCGCGGCGGCCAGCGGCGAGGGCTCGTCGGTCGTCCCGCTCATCCACCGCTGGCTGGCGCCGTAG
- the pdhA gene encoding pyruvate dehydrogenase (acetyl-transferring) E1 component subunit alpha, with the protein MTVPLHTPTTSTDAGSRRVTTPSTVDTELVQLLTPEGRRVEHERYAFEGDDESIRAMYRDLLLVRRIDHEAHALQRHGELGLWAQCLGQEAAQVGSGRALAAQDFAFPTYREHGVAWCRGIDPAKLLGLFRGVELGGWDPAETGMALYSIIIGAQTMHATGYAMGLQRDGVVGTGDQTRDAAALAYFGDGASSQGDVHEAFVWASSFNAPVVFFCQNNHWAISVPMARQSRVPLVQRAAGYGFGGVRVDGNDVLAVHAVTQAALQRARDGEGPTLVEAVTYRMGAHTTSDDPTRYRDTAEVEAWKHRDPLARVETYLREVDTPESFFTDLQTEAEDLGAHLREACRSLPEPDLGALFDGVYADAHPELAEQKAEYLTYRASFETEGGAA; encoded by the coding sequence ATGACCGTACCCCTGCACACCCCGACCACGTCCACGGACGCCGGGTCGCGGCGAGTGACCACGCCCTCGACCGTCGACACCGAGCTCGTCCAGCTGCTCACACCCGAGGGTCGTCGGGTCGAGCACGAGCGCTACGCCTTCGAGGGCGACGACGAGAGCATCCGCGCGATGTACCGCGACCTCCTCCTCGTCCGCCGCATCGACCACGAGGCGCACGCCCTGCAGCGTCACGGCGAGCTCGGCCTGTGGGCGCAGTGCCTCGGGCAGGAGGCCGCGCAGGTCGGCTCCGGCCGCGCGCTCGCGGCGCAGGACTTCGCGTTCCCCACCTACCGCGAGCACGGCGTGGCGTGGTGCCGCGGCATCGACCCGGCCAAGCTGCTCGGCCTGTTCCGCGGTGTCGAGCTCGGCGGCTGGGACCCCGCCGAGACCGGCATGGCGCTCTACAGCATCATCATCGGCGCGCAGACCATGCACGCCACGGGCTACGCGATGGGCCTGCAGCGCGACGGCGTCGTCGGCACGGGCGACCAGACCCGCGACGCCGCTGCCCTCGCCTACTTCGGCGACGGCGCGAGCAGCCAGGGCGACGTGCACGAGGCGTTCGTCTGGGCGTCGTCGTTCAACGCACCGGTCGTCTTCTTCTGCCAGAACAACCACTGGGCCATCTCGGTGCCGATGGCCCGCCAGAGCCGCGTGCCGCTGGTGCAGCGCGCCGCCGGCTACGGCTTCGGTGGCGTGCGGGTCGACGGCAATGACGTGCTGGCCGTCCACGCCGTCACCCAGGCGGCGCTCCAGCGAGCACGCGACGGCGAGGGACCGACGCTCGTCGAGGCGGTCACCTACCGGATGGGCGCGCACACGACGTCGGACGACCCCACCCGCTACCGCGACACCGCCGAGGTGGAGGCGTGGAAGCACCGCGACCCGCTGGCCCGCGTGGAGACGTACCTGCGCGAGGTCGACACCCCCGAGTCGTTCTTCACCGACCTGCAGACGGAGGCCGAGGACCTCGGTGCGCACCTGCGCGAGGCCTGCCGCTCCCTGCCCGAGCCCGACCTCGGCGCGCTGTTCGACGGCGTCTACGCCGACGCGCACCCCGAGCTGGCCGAGCAGAAGGCCGAGTACCTCACCTACCGGGCGTCGTTCGAGACCGAGGGCGGTGCGGCATGA
- a CDS encoding alpha-ketoacid dehydrogenase subunit beta — protein sequence MSTSTSTSQRTSAVGQRLSLGKAINAGLRAAMESDPKVVVMGEDVGPLGGVFRVTEGLQKDFGEGRVIDTPLGESGIVGAAVGMMLRGYRPVVEIQFDGFVYPAYDQIVSQVAKLHARSQGVVTMPAVIRIPFGGGIGAVEHHSESPEAQFCLTAGLRVVSPSNAHDAYWMIQQAIASDDPVVFMEPKRRYWDAGPVGQESTPLHASQVVRDGRHATLLAYGPMVRTCLESAEAAAEDGVDLEVIDLRTLSPLDLGPVHESVRRTGRAVVVHEASRTLGLGAEIAARVQEECFYSLEAPVLRVTGYDMPYPPSRVEEEFLPDLDRVLDAVDRAMAF from the coding sequence ATGAGCACCAGCACGAGCACGAGCCAGAGGACGTCGGCCGTCGGTCAGCGGCTCAGCCTCGGCAAGGCCATCAACGCCGGCCTGCGGGCCGCCATGGAGTCCGACCCCAAGGTCGTCGTCATGGGTGAGGACGTCGGCCCGCTCGGCGGCGTCTTCCGCGTGACCGAGGGCCTGCAGAAGGACTTCGGCGAGGGCCGCGTGATCGACACCCCGCTCGGGGAGTCCGGGATCGTCGGCGCCGCGGTGGGCATGATGCTGCGCGGCTACCGCCCGGTGGTGGAGATCCAGTTCGACGGCTTCGTGTACCCCGCCTACGACCAGATCGTCAGCCAGGTCGCCAAGCTGCACGCCCGCAGCCAGGGCGTCGTGACGATGCCGGCCGTCATCCGCATCCCGTTCGGCGGCGGGATCGGCGCGGTCGAGCACCACTCCGAGAGCCCCGAGGCGCAGTTCTGCCTGACCGCCGGGCTGCGCGTGGTGAGCCCGTCGAACGCCCACGACGCCTACTGGATGATCCAGCAGGCGATCGCCAGCGACGATCCCGTCGTCTTCATGGAGCCCAAGCGTCGCTACTGGGACGCCGGGCCGGTCGGCCAGGAGAGCACCCCGCTGCACGCCTCGCAGGTGGTGCGCGACGGCCGCCACGCCACGCTGCTGGCCTACGGACCCATGGTGCGCACGTGCCTGGAGTCGGCCGAGGCCGCCGCCGAGGACGGGGTGGACCTGGAGGTCATCGACCTGCGCACCCTCAGCCCCCTCGACCTGGGCCCGGTGCACGAGTCGGTCCGTCGCACGGGCCGCGCCGTCGTGGTGCACGAGGCGTCGCGCACGCTCGGCCTCGGTGCCGAGATCGCCGCCCGCGTGCAGGAGGAGTGCTTCTACTCCCTCGAGGCACCCGTGCTGCGCGTCACCGGCTACGACATGCCCTACCCACCCAGTCGGGTGGAGGAGGAGTTCCTGCCCGACCTCGACCGTGTGCTCGACGCCGTCGACCGCGCGATGGCGTTCTGA